TCTACTCACTCCCTATTTGCCCCTTTTCCAGCCCTGGCTCAGATGGAGTTGGGTTTCCAAACCCTTCCCAATGGAATTCTCAGATGACTAGCCTGATGATAATCTTTAAAGGCTCCTTCGGAGCTAGGACTCTGACTTTTATCTCCCCTCCCaaccttcttcccttttttgtaGGCTCTCCCCGTTCCTTTTCTCTcccgccccagcccccctccTTAATTTGAAGATCATTGACACGATAGGCTGTAATGAGTCCTTCAGAAACTGTTATGATCTACAGTGACAATCTCTGCACCTAATTCACAGATTATTGACAAGCACCGTGGGCTCAGTGGTGTCAAGTTGTACTTGTGGTTTCAACACCCTTCAGCAACCTACGTAGCAGCTGGGCCTTGGATTAGGACCCACAGTCTGGCAGCGTTGATCTGCCCATTGAGTGCTAGAGAGATGAGTATCTGTCAATATCTCAGCTCCTTCAAGCCCGTGCCTTCGTTTGTCTCAGGGCTGGGTCAAGGGAACTAAAGGTTcttcaaagtttaaaaacaaagtaatagaGCAAACTTAATGAATGAAGGCTCATCCTTGAATCGTGGTCTTAATAATGAGTCATCTGCTCCACCCCCAAATAGTTACCAAACTCCGAGCCACATACACTGGCTTTCATAGTCAGGCTTGGGTTCAGCAAGAACGGTTTGAGGtatggaggggagagaggactGAAAACTTGGCACAGAGTTAGTGGGCTCAGGCAAGACTGGCCCGTTATCCGGGATCGCCCCCAGAATCGGGCAAAATTGACTACTTATAAAGCAGGGCACTCTGCCAAAAGGCGCGGGTTCAGGCCTGGCCGCTGGGACAAGAGACCCCAAATGCCCGCTCCTCTCCTAAAAGGCGCATTGCTGCTGCAGGGAAATGCGGCCCCGTTGCCAGCCGTGCGGTTTTGCCTGCTTCTAAGGAGTCAGTCACTCGCTGTCCCCTCCCCAGTCCCCCAAGATGGAAGGGCTGCCTTCCTGCTGGCCTGCTGGCCGTGGGGCGTGGGATTCCGGCAGGGGCTGAGGCcgcctgaaaccacagaaatgaCACTGCGCTGGGAAAGCTGGGTGGCTTTCCCAGGCCTAGGCCACCCACTTATTTAGTTCTCTTTGCTGAACTAGGGGTTGCGCTCTCACCTGGGGCCCTGGGAAGTTGGGGACACACTGCCCCCCTGCAGCCAAGTGCGGCTCCTCCCCCTGGCTTCTCCCCACAGGTTGGGACCCCCCGGGGGGCGGTACCAGGTCGAAATCTCCCGGCCTCTGGTTTTGCAAATTCTGCCTCCCTTCCGAACAGCAGGCATATATCTCCTTTCACGGGTCGCCTCCAAGATTCTGCTGGCTTTGGCCTCCTCTCGCCACGGGCAGCCTTGGACCGCGGCTGTCACGCACCGTTTGGTACTTTAGGAGGTTGGCGCTCGTTCACAAACTGGCCCGGACTTAACATTTCTGTAATGGGGActcggttttgtttgtttgtttgcttttgttttttggtaaagCAAAGGGTGGGGTTGCCTGTAGCAGGGAATCCCGCTTGCCCGTTATTTCGATAGGATTCCGGGTAAAAACTGATCAAAACCTTGATTCTTTTCCTGCCACTGTATCCAGAGTCATTTACTGAGAAACACAAGCTGAGATTCGATTCTGGAATCAGATGGAGAAGACATCTCTCATCGCACTGAACAGCAATTCCCCTGAAAACACAATCTCGGATCCGCTGATTTGGGGAGGTGGGATGAATCAATGTAAGATCAACATAAACAAATCTCGTGGCCacagtattaaatattttaaaaagtaattctgtTATGAAAACTAATCTGGTTTCCTCCAAcaggcaaaattttaaaaagcaagtccTAAACATCTTAAGGTTTTTACCTAAAAGTTAAAATCTTTAAGTACATCCCTGAAGATCGAAATCATAAAACACCTTGTTGAGATCAGGTGTTCGTTTAGCACTCGAAttgttttcaagttcattttaaaCACCTAAACAAACCCgtattttcccattattttcctGTCAGAAGATAtgtcatttttatagtttatctTTCTGAAAGAATTCAAAGTGTACTTTTACCCTTACTTGCTCaccaaagaaaaaggcaaagctcTTTCTTATGTTAACAGATACTTTTGGAGATGTAAAAGTACTCCTCTTCCCCCTAGGATAATTTGGATTCCTGGTCCAGGAAAATGccgaatttcaaaagaaaatactctTTACCATTGGCACACCTTTCCTGAAATCCTATGGCTGAGATGctgagataaaagaagaaaggtgTCAGGCACCTGTTTCTTAAACAATATCTGGAATTTAACCGCTAGCCCGGAAAGGAAAAGTTTgatcaagattgctttgggggATGGGAAACATTCAAAGCAGAGACTGGCCTCTTAATTgcactctgaaaataaacaaataaaaacgaGCAAGTTATTTCGTTTAGTCAGGGACTCAGTTACAATTCTTGAAGGACCTCCGAGGGCATTCAAGATGCTGCTGACAACGTCAAAGCAGCAAGCAGTAGCCTCTTccgttttatttttgtaaatgtgtaCAGAACGGGAGAAGTAATTTGCTTGGTTCTCCATAGCTACAAAAGAAAGTTCTCTTTGTTTTATATCAAGCTTCTCCACCTGTTTTACTATCTCATAATCTGAAAAGAGTCCCAAACCCAAACGGGGGTAGGGGGTGGCTGCAATGTGAGAAAGAGGAATAGGTTAGTCTTCATTTTTGATTGGATTGAAATTGTGttaactcctttttattttttattgaattaaattatACTATCTTTCAAGGATATAAAAACTTGTTTCCTCGCCCCATCTCCTTTTTGGAGGGTAATAAAGAGTTTTATCTAACCCCAGAGCAAGGTTCTCGCGATTTCCAGGACTGGCGCTGTGCATCTCCTACTGTGTCCAACAGGGGGCGCTGGTCACGAACCTGCGCGGCGGCTCAGCGCCGCTTCACATCTGAGCCGGGTTCCAGCCCCGGAAGGCGAGAGCCGCTCGCGGGGTCGAGTACAGAGCTTTAGTCTTCGTGGATAAAAAGAGATTAAAGGCTAAATTCtttttttgggtgtgtgtgtgtgtggggggggttatcaattttaacCAACTACGAAAATGTAGAGCTTTTTATCCTTTGATGTTCTTATAAAGAAACTCCTATCGGTTGAGGAATTACACGGTTTCTGAGCCAACACTGCAGCTACAGTGTGggggaaattatttaattaaaaatatatttttccatctgttCACATGATCTTTTTAGAAGTACTTAAAAAGCTGACACTGATCCCTTTGGCCTGTTAACCCTGCCCTAAGTTTCAAATACTTTAGCTATTTCGAAGGCCCTTCCATTaatttgaaggggaaaaataaaagagacccaaatatttaaataccCCCCTAAACATTTACTGttctgcatccttttttttttctttaaataggggCTTTTGTGTGATTGACATATTTCACACTGCCGATTCTGCAAAGCCAGGTATAAATGACAAGAAGCGGCTCTTAAAAAAAGCTGATGTTGGACTACATAACACCCATGTATAAGATGAAATCTAAATAATATTGTaatccacccacccccaccctaacttaaaaaaaaaaaaaaccttcacctGTATTTAAATAGCGTGTCTTTAATTACAGCAGTTGGGGATGCATGAGGCTGAAATGAAATTAGCAGTCATTACCAGTCCTTTAACTCTGTGGTGCTTTTGATCAGCACTAAATTAGCTTTCCAGTCCTAACAAAGACTCTACAGCAAGCAGTGGGCTGTAAATAAGACAGCGCGACCTGCCCTCAACACCTTTTCTCTTGTCAATCATAGCTCTATCATTCAGCCCAAGATTAACCTTTATCTaccaaatttaaggaaaaaaaaaaaagaacgaaagaaagaagaaaaagaaaaaagaaaaaggaggcgGGAAGGAAAGCCCCCTGACCACCACATGTCGCAATAACAGAGGTTCCTAAGAGGCCCCCTTAAATTGTGTTCTAATGAGCCTGTGTCAGAATCTGCAATTTCCAAatcatccctccccacctcagtCCCCAAGACCTCTCCAACTTATTAGAAGAGTCAGAATGCTGTTCAGGTAGGAAAGGAATCCCTTTCTGCGAATTACTAATTGGGTTTGGGCCACCCTCAATAAGTCAATCTGCCATTACCCCTTTCCTCCTCTATTAGTCTAACAAaatttggggagaggaggggatgtTTGAGGAGAAAACATTGATAATTTTAAGGCATATACATAAGTTTCTGGGATGAAAACAATCAATTTACTCCACTAATAGTATCTAGTTTCTAAGCCTGCGGAGAAAAACcaccaacagcaacaacaaaaacccagctGCTTTTCCTAGTACTgaattaagaaagtaaaacattGGTTCCGATTGCCATTAGAGGGCGCCAGAGAGCAAGCCCCATCACCTCTCGCACAACTTCCCACCGAAGCCCTCCTAGCTTCCAGCTCCGCCATGCTCTGTGATTCCTTCTCTCAGGTAATATTTCCTGCTTCTCCTGTCCTCTTGCATCTCTAGCCCCTTCAATGTCAGTCTCTCATAAAGAATGAGGTATCGCCAtgtcctcttccttctcttttttcacacccccaccccaaccaccacCAAAATAGTAAGACGCCAGATCAAAGAGTAGCAACCCCTTAATGATATGTACCTTTTGGTTCAAATCACTCTTTCcattctgtgtgaccttggtctggagaagggtgtttttttgtttggttttggttttgttttggtttggtttttttctgtgtgtgtgtgtgtgtgtgtgtgtgtgtgtgtgtgtgtgtagggatgAGATGCTAGCATTTGACATTTTTAAGATGGAAgcctgagtttttcatttctgcatctctctctgggGGCTCACgggtttctttattttcaaaggaaaaagaaacacacacccTTGCAAGGCAACTGATTATGTTCAGCACTAAAACTGttcagaagagaataaaataatgtctTCACTTCTGCATTTGTTAAAAGAAATCACAATTAGCATTTAATTCCAAAAGTTAACGCTTTCAGACTTAAATCTGTCTGTGTTAAATGACTGTTACACAGGGTGTATTTCCAGATCTCTTaaaggtcaaaagaaaaaaaaaagaatgagaggggaagaaagtgagttgggggggtgggcggaGAGGAGTGAGCTAGCAGTGAATGTCAAAGTTGGGTTGCAAGCTACTTACATGTCCATGCCAGATCAGGGTGTTGTCTTGTAGCAGTTTGATTGGCAGGTAAAAAAGCGAAAGAACGTGAGGACTCCCTGAGCCTCTCGTCAGCCCAAGCTTGATCACTTCTCACCGGACAGAACGAGTTGAAGGAGCCTGCAGTTCCCCTCTCGTCCTCCATCCAAGGCACCGTGAATCCATTTCGGCTTTTCTTCCCCCCAGTCTCTCCATCAGCCTCCTGCCTTCACCCGCTTCGCCTTACACCAGCCTCCAAGACCTAGCCTAGCTTTGCCACTGCAATCCCCTGCAACAAGAAAAATCGTTTATGGCTTAAAACCCCAAatggctgattttttaaaagagagagagagagagagagagggagagggagagagggagagagagagggtgagggggagagagggggagcgaGAAGAATGCACCcagagaacaacaaaaaagtcagTTATCCTAACACTGCTCTATCCCCCCACCGTacagaagaagaataaaaaaaaaaaaaagctttatgttTTTTCAGTGGGTATTCAAAGATAATTTGATGCCATTGTTTCTGCTACAGATGGTTCTTTTAAATACAATAACACGGCTCTTTGTGCAGGCTACCCACAATAAAAATCGAAAGCGTTCCCCTGAATAACCATTTTGTTCTCTCTTGTATGGGGCCAACAAAAGATGCCGTGAGGTAATGGGTTCTGTTTATTGAAGCCATAGAATAGGGGtttgataaagatttttttaaagcagaagacCTTGCAAGGTCGGGCTgatctcttcatattttttttattaaaatatttgtccaATAGATTATTCCTTGGTGCAGCTGCAGGTTTCCTCCTCAATTTTTAATCAGCCTAAACATCTGTCTCTTTGaggaggcttaaaaaaaatctgtgattgTATCAATGGTGCAGTAACCTTATCAAATCCTGAGTTTTTAGGCTGAGTGCAGGCAAAGGCAATGGGAGTTTCAATGCTATTTGGTCCTGATGGGTGAGACGGAGGgttgagggagaggagacacaacAACCCCAGACAGAGTGACTGAAGAAAACAAGGCTTTCCTCCTGCACCCCACTCTCCTGTTGACCATGTACAACTGGCATGAGTCAGACACACAGATCACCCAGGACTCGAGGCATCTCTCCTGATCTCTGCAAGCATCCACCCATGCTTGCATGTTGGACGGGGGCTAAGCATGTTTTCTTACCATGCTTGTCTTCTCTTAGATCTCCAACCCTGAAAACCTAGGATTGGAGCCCAGGGGGAGGAGTGGAACAAGCTAAAGGCTAGTCTCTAGCACCCAAAGGGTCCCATTCTTGGCTCTCTTTCATTCACTGTTAGCTAGCTTTGACTCACTGATTGCTAGCCTGCCCGGGGACTGGTGGCCACAGCCTGCCTGTTATAGTGCCCCATCCCCTCAGGCTTGTTCTTACAGCCACCCTGCTTCCTCTTCAGTTCTCACAGAGCGTCAGCTTCCCCCAAGTGGGGAAGCCCTGCCACCTAGACCTAGCTGAGGTCAGTAGCAATTTTGAGAGAGCCTTGCACTCTGAGGCAATGAGGTGCTGCAGGGGGAGATGGCTGGGTTTGTCTACCTTCCTATAGGAATTAATGCCAGGGCTCTCCAGGCCTCCAATAGCCCAGAATGACAGTAATCCACTTTCATGACTTGCGCTCTCTGTGTCGTCACTTGTGGCAAGACAGTAGTCTGGGAAAATGGCTTTAGTCATAAAAACAAATTGTCACTGggttctctatctctgccccctgccctatttagtcctccttttcttcccacaaaccattcaataaatatattaaacaaataaataaaatgaataaaataaagacaaacgcTCAAATGAATCCCTTGACAAAACCGAGCTTAGCTTCCACTCTCCCTTTTGGAAACAATAATGTTATTGGTTTAGAACTGGTCTAGAAGTCATCTACTAAGGGATTCTTGGAGACTGTTACTTAGACACCTGTTACAGCCTTTCctatgaaacttgaaaaacaaacgCAAACAAAATAGCAGAAAATTGAACAAATGTTCGCCTGGTTGTTtctcaataattcatttttttatctcAGGGCAAACACCTTAATATcagtttgaaaagaacaaaagtcaGGGAGGGCAATACCAAAAAAGTTATGCACACCCCAGCACCATCCGGATCAAGAAAAGTGTATTTGTAAGTGTCAGTGCATTGGGGAGGGGAAATGAAGAGTGTCAATCAAGAGCTTCCTCCAATAGAACAGGCTAAGTAAGGATTGTGTACCTGTGACTTCTGGCCTTGTAGGAAAGGTAGGGAGCATTATGCAAAATTGAAAGTCAATAGTGGAAACACTTCTTCCAACTAAaggaggagtgggagagagcaaatgtaaaatgtttaatCCAGTGTTCCTAACTTTGCACTAAAAAAGTGATCCACTGAAATAACGGAATGACCTTTTCCTGCTTCCCTTgtcatattttttctaaatatcaaaACTTATAAGAGATGCTCCAACCTCATAAAAaagctatttttcttcttataatgaACTGAGAGAAGAATCTGAATTACTGTCCTCTCTCCACTGAAGGAGGGGTTTGGGGCTGAAGCTAAGTCTgtaagacaggaaggcatcaGACAGTAGCCTCAGGTGACTGAAAGTGGTAAACCTCACACATTTGATCAATTAAATCTATTCAATCCCAGCCATAAGAAAGTTTAAAATCTCTGTTGGCCTCATTCTCTTGTGAATGATCAGGAAGATAGTTTTGTAGGCAAGTCCCCAAAAGTTGTCTCATATGCTGTAATGCAGTGACATTCTATCTGACATGGGGGAAGACTTCAGCCttgaactaaaaacaaacaaacaaacaaacaaacaaaaatgtggaaTGTGTTAAGGTGAAGGGCCAGAGTGACATACTGCCCTGGTAGGTGAGGGAATCAAGAACCAGTTCTCTGCGACTggaaaactgcttttaaaataacCTTTCTGTATCCAGAAACTAAGCTGACTGGTCAGCTCCTTTTCTCCGAGCAAACACTAACCACCAAAACGTTTCTAAGTTGTGGAAAAGGCTTTCTGACGAGGTTGGGGAGTCCGTGTGAACCGAGTTATGGGCGTTTATGGGTTGCTCTGAATTGGAAACTTCACTATTACCGAGACGTGCTCTGGGGCCAAAGCAGAGCTCTCCAATTCTACAAGCGCAAGCTGTGCTGGGGAGATGTGGGGTTGTTAACCCCGACTCCTGGACTGAGATGCCGGTGAGTGAGTGGCATTCAGAATTCAGGAAAgacggaagggagggagggcaggaagaggaaaagatgggaggaagggagaaagggaaaggaaaggtagAAAGAGCATAAAAGGAGGATTTAAGCGGACTAATGGCAGAGAGGATTAGCAAGAGGGGCACCGGGGCGGGACCCGGTTTTAACTTGGCGAGTGCTGCCTGTAAGGAAAACACTGTACGCACGATCAGGGTCTGGATGTTTCAGCGACCCAATGGCCATACACACCACGACTTTCACAGATATGGCACAGTGTCCGGCTTTGGCCACCAGCTACCGTGCTAGCTACAGCCTCGCTCTCCCCAAGCAACCAATCGTCCACTAACTGGCCACTCTACCGTCTGCACGTGGAAGTCGCTCTCACTCGGACAACTCGggcccccggccccccggccTGGCTCAGGCTCCGCGGTCGCGGCCTCCCGGCGCCGGCTCTCGCGGCGGCGGGGCGCGGGCCAGCAGGTTCTCCCCTGCGCGGGTCTGCCCGGCTCCGCAGGAGCGGCCGCGCCGGGTGGGAGGGGACGGCTGCTTCCCCATCTGCGGGGGCTGGTAACTGCGAGTGCTATCAAATATACCATGAGACTATGAACGTGTTGCTGCCCTCTACTCGCCCTCCTCGACTGCATTATTCACTCCCGCCGCCACTTGATGCACGCTTCCAAATGACCCGGCAGCGCCGCCAGGCAGACGTCTGTGCCGGCCGCGGCCCTGGGAAGGACGTGGTTCAGACGCGAGCTCCGCACATTCTAGGACCTAACCcgagagcgcgcgcgcgtgcgttAAAGATTGGAAGCCCCATTTCTCAAATCCTCTGGAGCAAGCTTCTAGTAGGAGCCTCGACTTTCAGCGCTCCCCCATCGGTCCTTTCCGTGGCCGGGGAAAACCGAGGGACACCTGGGGCTGAGGAGGAACGCACGAGCCTTCGCAGACCCGGCGATCCTTCTCGGTCTTATGGGCCCTGCGGGACGGGTTAGCCTTGACCTACGTCGCTCGCGTTAGTAAGCGGGGGCTCGGCCGGCGGGCCGGCGGGCCGGCGGGCGTTCCCCGGGCCCGGGAGGAGCTGCGCCCCCACCGGCCCTCGCGCGCCGCCCCGTTTCCCGCGCTCTCCGCCCCGCATCTCGGTGCCGATCCGTCTGGGGCCCGCTAGGCCTGCAGCGCCCggcgcggccccgccccggccccgagAAGGAAGGTGAAGGGCCTTCCGCCGAGGGACAGGCGGTGCGGGCCGAGTGAGTCGAAGCCAGGCTCCCCGGGGCCGCCTGCAGGCCCAGGCTTTCCAGGCCGCCCTTCCCCACGGGCCTGGCGGGCCTGGCGGGCCTCGGGGCTTCTCCGAGGCGCGCGCGGGCGGGCGGCTGGCAggccaagcccccccccccccccaactctagGCTCAAATGTCCAAGTGACGTTGGTAACCGCTCGTTCCTCCGCGCGAGCGCACAGCGTGGCCAGCTTGGTTTGTCCTCCAGTGCGCCGCGTGTAGAGACGCGAGCTCCGGAGAGCCCTGGGAGTGGTGGGAGGCGTGCACCCTCCCCGAGACCTGGTCCGTGGTCACCCCGGTGCTTCAGATATGGAAAGTTCGGGAACCGAGCTCCTGCCAACCAGGCAGCGGAGGGCAGCCCCCAGGCTGGCCAGCCCGACTTGGAAAGCCCAGGTGGCGAAGGTAGGAGCATAGGCTCCAAAGCGGCCTGCTTTTCCGGTGGCCAGATACTTAGCAGGACCTTCCTTCCTACCGGTGGGAAAACTTCGGAACTCTCTCAGGCTCCCTCAGTCTTTGTTTCAGGTGAAGACTGACACCAGGGACTAGAGAAAGGTGTGCTTTTATCACTAAGAGGAAAGTTGGAGGTAGTAGCAAGGCCTATGGCGCACATTCATCAATAGcctcttttacattttcttgttaTGGGGTGCTTGGCTCAATCAGAAGAGCCTGtcactcttgatctccaggtggtgggttcgagccccacgttgggtgtagagattactaaaacaataaataaataaacttaaaaaaataaaaatgtattttcttgttaTGTATAAAATTAAGTTATACGCGCAGTCACACGTTTTGTGTTTATGTGTTAAcagtattaatttaaaaatgttaaacacttAAAATGTGCCACACATTTTGTGAcacttttttctgatttcttactTTACCAATAATTCAGAGTTTCAGTAAATGGAAATGTCTCTAGGCTCTCAACCTCTGAGTAACAGGGTAGTGGGACCATGGGATATTTGTCCTGTGTTTCTCTGGCATATCTTACCAGCACCATACTCCTGAAGTTGCTTCTTGCATCATTCTGAGATAAATCAACTTGCGTTTTGGGTAAAATATTattaactggggcgcctgggtggcgcagtcggttgagcgtccgacttcagctcaggtcacgatctcgcggtccgtgagttcgagccccgcgtcgggctctgggctgatggctcggagcctggagcctgtttccgtttctgtgtctccctctctctctgcccctcccccgttcatgctctgtctctctctgtccccaaaataaataaaaaacgttgaaaaaaaatttaaaaaaaatattattaacttCTGCTGGACTTCAAGAATAACCCAACCTGGGGCTATTTTCCAAATGTACATCTTATGCAATACTGTAACTACCACCAGTACACAGTTGGATTTGACAGGCTTATATTTGGACCAAAATTCACATAGGGCAGTGCCCTGAGCACAGTTGCAGACCCAGTGCAAAAGCTGATATACATGAAAGTTTGAAGAAGTATCCCAAAGTGTGGTGATTACTCTTTCTCTATTGCAGAGGCCCAAGGAGAAGCAATGAGTCTGGGTGGCTTACTGATACATTCTTAGAGTAAATATTGTGATAAATTTTGGGAGAAGAGGAGCATGCCCTTTAGGCTTTTGACTGTGGAAAGGAGTTAATGAGCCGAGGAAAATGATTTTAGGCAGAATTTCTCTTTATACGTCCCTTCCAATCCCTTCTCCTATCATTCTCCCTTCACCCTTGAAGAAAGAGCAACATTCTGTTTGCTTCAGggtagaaagaggaaaggaactaACCTTTAGTGAGCATCTATTATTTATCAGATATTTTCTCTTATCTAACTCTCATAATAATCCTATAAAATTGGAACtattaaccacccccccccccttttctttaaCAGAGTAAGGGGAGATCCAGCTGGGTTAGATATCTATGGTTACACAGCTGGGAAACAGTAGATCTGGGTTTCAAATCTGTAATTCTAAAACCCAGACTGGTCTTTACAGTCTGGTGGACTGAGTCCAAATGGACTGAAGTAAGCATCATTGGTTACTGACTGTTGAGGGTACAGGAGGAAATTGGTTGTGAACAGTGTGTggtcttgtctttttcttctttcctttctctggatgGCAGGCTCTCAGTTCTGGCCCTCTTAGGATCTTTTGGCTATGAAGAGATTGGCTTGAGGCAGGGATTATAAAAGTCTACGTCTTTTTCCTGTGTCATACCAAAGTTGGACCTAGAGTGTAAACTGAATTTTCTGAATAGGCATCTCAACCGGCATCAGGTTTAAGACTACCCACAGGCTGGCTTGACCAAGGTAATGATTTCATGAGGACAGACTCATACAGGTCAAACGAAGTGTATCACTCTTAAAACCCCAGCTTCAGCAACCAAAAGGGTGGGAGGGAAATACAGTAATAACAGAACACATGACTGCTAATTAACCTTATTAACAACTGCAAACCAGCtaacatttatagttttattttctcagaaaggcaattaaatttttttttgccttctattAACTACCTTTCCCCTCCAGATAATCACCTATATCAAAACCATCCTTTAAAAGGTcagtggaaattatttttaagacattcaaatataaaaaaagtattgttattttaataggcACTGTGGATAGTTTAATTTGTATCTTGTATTAAATTAAACATATGGTGAACAGGGTATAATAGATTTTCTGTAATTTAGCTGCCAATGTGGCAACAGCAGCCAGTTACTCTCACCAGCAGACTTGTCAGTGGTTTGTTTACTAgcttatttgaattaaaataaagcttCGCTTCTGCTGACTGCACATCATTATCTATGAGACCATAATCCTGCTAGCAAATCCTATATCTTCCAGAACTGGCTCTTTTGTTTGGGATTACTGAGAGCTTAGCCTATAACAAAGAGGAATAAGGCATCCCTCTCATCCTCATAATTAAGTGTGGGGACTAATTTAGAAACAAACCCAGAAAGATGT
This genomic stretch from Acinonyx jubatus isolate Ajub_Pintada_27869175 chromosome C2, VMU_Ajub_asm_v1.0, whole genome shotgun sequence harbors:
- the LOC128315230 gene encoding translation initiation factor IF-2-like, yielding MLLPSPPGLSKSGWPAWGLPSAAWLAGARFPNFPYLKHRGDHGPGLGEGARLPPLPGLSGARVSTRGALEDKPSWPRCALARRNERLPTSLGHLSLELGGGGGLACQPPARARLGEAPRPARPARPVGKGGLESLGLQAAPGSLASTHSARTACPSAEGPSPSFSGPGRGRAGRCRPSGPQTDRHRDAGRRARETGRRARAGGGAAPPGPGERPPARRPAGRAPAY